The Streptomyces sp. DH-12 genome has a window encoding:
- a CDS encoding YbaB/EbfC family nucleoid-associated protein: MSQPMEDRVAQAMARLEAAEKAADSARRELDSASATARSADRSVRVSVGAKGELTSLEFLDGKYRTMAAAQLSAAVLEAANKARAEMARRVVDTLEPLTRMTMWGAPERTGVDWESIFGSLLRETSVTKEPTAMSRLRDEIVEDDEEPAAPPVHGTADGRRERQEGA; encoded by the coding sequence ATGAGTCAGCCGATGGAGGACCGGGTGGCCCAGGCGATGGCCCGCCTCGAAGCGGCGGAGAAGGCCGCGGACTCGGCACGGAGGGAACTGGACTCGGCGTCGGCCACCGCCCGCTCGGCGGACCGGTCGGTCCGGGTGTCCGTCGGTGCGAAGGGGGAACTGACCAGCCTGGAGTTCCTCGACGGCAAGTACCGCACCATGGCGGCGGCCCAGCTGTCCGCGGCCGTGCTGGAGGCCGCGAACAAGGCGCGGGCCGAGATGGCCCGCCGGGTCGTCGACACCCTTGAGCCGCTCACCAGGATGACCATGTGGGGTGCCCCGGAGCGGACCGGGGTCGACTGGGAGTCGATCTTCGGATCGCTGCTCCGCGAGACCTCCGTGACGAAGGAGCCGACGGCGATGAGCCGGCTCCGCGACGAGATCGTCGAGGACGACGAGGAGCCCGCCGCCCCGCCGGTGCACGGCACGGCGGACGGGCGACGGGAACGGCAGGAGGGGGCGTAG
- a CDS encoding AAWKG family protein (Members of this family are unrelated to eukaryotic Tcp10, although some members contain a repetitive region similar to a C-terminal repeat region of Tcp10.) — MAKPADDNNNEDNWKRAIELLTGYPLPKRSELFNDLRGNDDIPLMHVRLEDLNASYLPGFASPSGWKTHNTDYTIPFYVPVGDNPSPGTTVYAYRAYITFLGGLAHVVPNGDDEIPATSKTSEVLKNKGIWNNEGDKLDWDTNALVQYVYGSRDVLAHLKTWPHTTHGYKSRSRDVSDAHYVDLLSFTETAKAFDRAVKFFESGALTIGKWDTEDIGEGSDSWDGTSAAIFKELIHKLARNYEGYADQVNGKGGTGVAITIDNVTVTSEPARALAAAQRVLLEQVTNLYNAWEAWRAESNPQRWLYDMLQAARLHVLENQHVHTDLDADYYYNGMYGTNTYTMVTKEDFVSEIVIEGKPYGKPTDIATWKAIGEEAIRRWDQSVQDWLSTAGAKAIVAVYDAFTAAQKAFDTSLTDKDKGDLSEIASKVEADAAKKEADAAAAAARAQADADRAEAKARADADRAEADKDKAEAKARADADRAEADKERAEAKQAAAQQQAFVLAQNQKAQDEARKERERAYAQAEADRAEAKAAQEEAKARAEQERAEAKAAQEAAQAEARAERDAARQEQSDAQAEAEAAQEEARREALREQQQARLDAQQARDEAQADYEQQKAEARAERDAALAEADRQEAEARREYEREKAEAQEQREQAREEAEQDRAEARAEYEREIAAGTPEAEARQEYDRRLAEIDAAEREAVERADAAEAEARREYDQAKADAQADRAEARSEAEQARKDAKAEYDQRMREIQAEYDRIDSGGKDIEEQIRQRIADLSEPPGLAAINGAAAADSMYSSVFNDNLYNQDDLASALGRPASSDAMAGAGTGSGSGSPGMYPPMTRGAGGEGGGSAGERTRNVIEPGVTRSGRTAGTSAAGDEEHRVVPRGTQTSSSMPFMPPMGGMGGAGEGRPQTESGDRERTTWLTEDEDVWGTDEGGAPQALGR; from the coding sequence ATGGCCAAGCCCGCGGACGACAACAACAACGAAGACAACTGGAAGCGAGCGATCGAGCTCCTCACCGGCTACCCCCTGCCGAAACGCAGCGAGTTGTTCAATGACTTGCGAGGCAATGACGACATCCCGCTCATGCATGTCCGGCTGGAGGACCTCAACGCTTCGTACCTGCCGGGTTTTGCCTCCCCGAGCGGCTGGAAGACGCACAACACCGACTACACGATCCCTTTCTACGTTCCCGTCGGCGACAACCCTTCCCCGGGGACCACCGTCTACGCGTACCGTGCGTACATCACCTTCCTCGGGGGCCTGGCTCATGTGGTGCCGAACGGCGACGACGAGATACCGGCCACATCGAAGACCAGCGAGGTCCTGAAGAACAAGGGCATCTGGAACAACGAGGGCGACAAACTCGACTGGGACACCAACGCCCTGGTTCAGTACGTCTACGGTTCCAGGGACGTCCTCGCGCATCTGAAGACGTGGCCCCACACCACCCACGGGTACAAGAGCCGCTCCAGGGATGTGAGCGACGCCCACTACGTCGACCTGCTCTCCTTCACGGAAACGGCCAAGGCGTTCGACCGGGCCGTCAAGTTCTTCGAGAGCGGCGCGCTCACCATCGGCAAGTGGGACACCGAGGACATCGGAGAGGGCAGCGACTCCTGGGACGGCACATCGGCCGCCATCTTCAAGGAACTCATCCACAAACTGGCCCGTAACTACGAGGGCTACGCCGACCAGGTCAACGGGAAGGGCGGCACGGGGGTCGCGATCACCATCGACAACGTGACGGTGACGTCCGAGCCCGCCCGGGCCCTCGCCGCGGCACAGAGGGTTCTCCTCGAACAGGTGACGAACCTCTACAACGCCTGGGAGGCATGGAGAGCGGAGAGCAATCCGCAGCGCTGGCTGTACGACATGCTCCAGGCAGCGCGCTTGCATGTCCTCGAAAACCAGCACGTTCACACGGACCTCGACGCGGACTACTACTACAACGGCATGTACGGCACCAACACCTATACGATGGTGACGAAAGAGGATTTCGTCAGCGAGATCGTCATCGAGGGGAAGCCGTACGGCAAACCGACCGACATCGCCACGTGGAAGGCGATCGGTGAGGAGGCGATCCGCCGCTGGGACCAGTCCGTGCAGGACTGGCTCAGCACGGCCGGCGCCAAGGCCATTGTCGCGGTCTACGACGCGTTCACAGCGGCTCAGAAGGCGTTCGACACCAGCCTGACCGACAAGGACAAGGGCGACCTCTCCGAGATCGCCTCCAAAGTGGAGGCGGACGCCGCGAAGAAGGAGGCGGACGCTGCTGCCGCCGCCGCCAGGGCGCAGGCCGACGCGGACCGGGCGGAGGCGAAGGCGCGGGCGGACGCGGACCGGGCCGAGGCCGACAAGGACAAGGCGGAGGCCAAGGCGCGGGCGGACGCGGACCGGGCCGAGGCCGACAAGGAAAGGGCCGAGGCCAAGCAGGCGGCAGCCCAGCAGCAGGCATTCGTCCTCGCGCAGAACCAGAAGGCCCAGGACGAGGCGCGCAAGGAACGGGAACGAGCCTATGCGCAGGCCGAAGCCGACCGGGCGGAGGCCAAGGCCGCGCAGGAGGAGGCCAAGGCACGGGCCGAGCAGGAGCGGGCCGAGGCCAAGGCCGCGCAGGAGGCGGCGCAGGCCGAGGCGCGCGCCGAGCGGGACGCCGCCAGGCAGGAGCAGTCCGACGCGCAGGCCGAGGCCGAGGCCGCGCAGGAGGAGGCCCGCCGCGAGGCGCTGAGGGAGCAGCAGCAGGCCAGGCTGGACGCCCAGCAGGCCAGGGACGAAGCCCAGGCGGACTACGAGCAGCAGAAGGCCGAAGCCCGCGCCGAGCGCGATGCCGCACTCGCGGAGGCCGACCGTCAGGAGGCGGAGGCCAGGCGGGAGTACGAGCGGGAGAAGGCCGAGGCCCAGGAGCAGCGGGAGCAGGCCCGCGAGGAGGCCGAGCAGGACCGGGCGGAGGCACGCGCGGAGTACGAGCGTGAGATCGCCGCCGGAACCCCCGAGGCCGAGGCCCGGCAGGAGTACGACCGGCGGCTCGCGGAGATCGATGCCGCCGAGCGGGAAGCCGTCGAGCGGGCGGACGCCGCCGAGGCCGAGGCCAGGCGGGAGTACGACCAGGCGAAGGCCGACGCCCAGGCGGACCGGGCGGAGGCGCGCAGCGAGGCCGAGCAGGCACGCAAGGACGCCAAGGCCGAGTACGACCAGCGCATGCGGGAGATCCAGGCCGAGTACGACCGGATCGACTCCGGTGGCAAGGACATCGAGGAGCAGATCCGTCAGCGGATCGCCGACCTCTCCGAACCCCCCGGTCTGGCCGCCATCAACGGGGCTGCCGCGGCCGACTCGATGTACTCCTCCGTGTTCAACGACAACCTCTACAATCAGGACGACCTCGCCTCGGCACTGGGCCGCCCGGCGAGCAGCGACGCCATGGCGGGCGCCGGCACGGGATCGGGGTCGGGGTCGCCCGGCATGTACCCGCCGATGACGCGGGGCGCCGGTGGTGAGGGCGGCGGCAGCGCCGGCGAACGTACCAGGAACGTCATCGAGCCCGGTGTCACCCGGTCCGGCCGGACGGCCGGCACGTCGGCCGCCGGCGACGAGGAACACCGCGTGGTCCCCAGGGGCACGCAGACCAGCAGCAGCATGCCCTTCATGCCGCCCATGGGCGGCATGGGCGGGGCGGGGGAGGGCAGGCCGCAGACGGAGAGCGGGGACAGGGAACGGACCACATGGCTGACCGAGGACGAGGACGTCTGGGGCACCGACGAGGGCGGCGCGCCGCAGGCCCTGGGGCGCTGA
- a CDS encoding type VII secretion system-associated protein codes for MAATVLDSEFLRKFITNHIDDFRIQLENILKDDPNAGPAISSLVSGMDVDTIDVSKPLRIGMMSGQDSVVDGDGLNTVVRGGAAEILRILQAQGVLFEDLEQALWETITELTKSQGKNLEGITADDFMDIFEDVDSDFDNPGATEQQK; via the coding sequence GTGGCCGCCACGGTCCTGGACAGCGAGTTCCTGCGGAAGTTCATCACGAACCACATCGACGACTTCCGGATCCAGTTGGAGAACATCCTCAAGGACGACCCGAACGCCGGCCCCGCCATCTCGTCTCTCGTGAGTGGTATGGACGTCGACACGATCGACGTGTCGAAGCCGCTGAGGATCGGCATGATGAGCGGTCAGGACAGCGTGGTCGACGGGGACGGCCTGAACACGGTCGTCCGGGGGGGCGCGGCTGAGATCCTGCGCATTCTCCAGGCCCAGGGAGTCCTCTTCGAGGACCTGGAGCAGGCGCTGTGGGAAACCATCACGGAACTGACGAAAAGTCAGGGCAAGAACCTTGAGGGCATCACCGCGGACGATTTCATGGACATCTTCGAGGATGTCGACAGTGATTTCGACAACCCCGGTGCCACCGAACAGCAGAAGTGA
- a CDS encoding WXG100 family type VII secretion target, protein MDFSDGYIYVDYDRAEGSAEDMIIQSQAIMNILENLEMELTELRKTWVGDDKDVYDTVQAAWNGAVENIRNLLANHSGLLTEISANYRSTEQNLSQRWSDIRIGGR, encoded by the coding sequence ATGGACTTCTCCGACGGCTACATCTACGTCGACTACGACCGCGCCGAAGGCTCGGCCGAGGACATGATCATCCAGTCCCAGGCGATCATGAACATCCTGGAGAATCTGGAGATGGAGCTGACCGAGCTCCGCAAGACCTGGGTCGGTGACGACAAGGACGTCTACGACACGGTGCAGGCGGCGTGGAACGGCGCTGTCGAGAACATCAGGAACCTGCTCGCCAACCACTCCGGCCTGCTCACCGAGATTTCCGCCAACTACCGGTCCACGGAGCAGAACCTGTCGCAGCGCTGGAGCGACATCAGGATCGGCGGCCGCTGA
- a CDS encoding WXG100 family type VII secretion target produces MAMQQSEETATRNGIMALEQAFTSIQTRQQDVQATAENLAMSYGGADGAKFKKLLEQWDGHVDTILINLDRMVDELNETLREHGLVQGSTSDAIDAEYSRSTAVFDELNGTNTSSGTPAA; encoded by the coding sequence ATGGCCATGCAGCAGTCCGAAGAAACCGCGACCCGCAACGGGATCATGGCGCTGGAACAGGCTTTCACCAGCATTCAGACCCGTCAGCAGGACGTCCAGGCCACGGCGGAGAACCTCGCCATGAGCTACGGGGGCGCGGACGGTGCCAAGTTCAAGAAGCTGCTGGAGCAGTGGGACGGGCACGTCGACACCATCCTGATCAACCTGGACCGGATGGTCGACGAGCTCAACGAGACCCTCCGGGAGCACGGGCTGGTCCAGGGCTCCACCAGCGACGCGATCGACGCGGAGTACTCCCGTTCCACGGCCGTGTTCGACGAGCTCAACGGCACCAACACGTCGTCGGGCACGCCGGCGGCCTGA
- the eccB gene encoding type VII secretion protein EccB encodes MDNKRDQVQAHLFVMGRLASAMLRAEPDAPESPLGRTNRGAAIGVVIAVLVCAGAFVFGLLRPGGNDSWRSGENLIVDKQTGARYLYLDGRLRPVRNYASARLIAGGDIKVTTVGTASLAGTAHGTPLGVPDAPDALPGTGDLDRTPWLVCSAVRPRTTGVVTATTTLALGTDAPQDLPGGRRLGAGEGLLVAGPDDATYLLWQGSRLRLDERAKAAESLGYGSVEPRPVSAAFLDAFPLGPDLTPAEVPGRGEKGPELGGHDTRVGQLFRVDVPGSDARHHLLTREGLVPLTATEATLVLGDPRTRERAYGGEAANVATLGADILAEHLAQDSASAEASSAKLPEKPPAAVTVPAGSVACADVDSAGSGVRVGASVLPEGALPRTVQEPAPATEPGCLKVDAIAVQAGKGSLVRALSASGSALGDTTYLVTDEGVKYRLLSQEGVEALGYGGVEARTMPSPLLAMLPSGPDLTPEAASSGEARVTLRCPGR; translated from the coding sequence GTGGACAACAAACGCGACCAGGTACAGGCGCACCTCTTCGTCATGGGGCGGCTGGCCTCGGCCATGCTGCGCGCCGAGCCCGACGCCCCGGAGAGCCCCCTGGGCAGAACCAACCGCGGTGCCGCGATAGGCGTGGTCATCGCCGTGCTGGTGTGCGCCGGCGCCTTCGTCTTCGGCCTCCTCCGGCCCGGCGGCAACGACTCGTGGCGTTCGGGCGAGAACCTGATCGTCGACAAGCAGACCGGCGCGCGCTACCTGTACCTGGACGGCAGGTTGCGTCCGGTGCGCAACTACGCGTCCGCCCGGCTGATCGCCGGCGGCGACATCAAGGTCACGACCGTGGGCACGGCCTCGCTGGCCGGCACTGCGCACGGAACGCCGCTCGGCGTCCCCGACGCGCCCGACGCACTGCCGGGCACCGGCGACCTGGACCGCACCCCCTGGCTGGTGTGCTCCGCCGTCCGGCCGCGGACGACCGGCGTGGTCACGGCGACCACGACCCTCGCCCTGGGCACCGACGCGCCGCAGGACCTGCCCGGCGGCAGGCGACTGGGCGCCGGCGAGGGCCTGCTCGTGGCCGGTCCGGACGACGCCACGTACCTGCTCTGGCAGGGCAGCCGGCTGCGCCTGGACGAACGGGCGAAGGCGGCCGAGTCCCTCGGATACGGCAGCGTCGAACCGCGTCCCGTGTCCGCGGCCTTCCTCGACGCCTTCCCGCTGGGCCCCGACCTGACCCCCGCCGAGGTGCCCGGCCGGGGCGAGAAGGGCCCCGAACTGGGCGGACACGACACCCGCGTCGGGCAGCTCTTCCGGGTCGACGTACCCGGCTCCGACGCCCGGCACCACCTGCTCACCCGGGAGGGCCTGGTCCCGCTCACGGCCACCGAGGCCACGCTCGTGCTGGGCGACCCGCGGACGCGGGAGAGGGCGTACGGCGGCGAGGCCGCGAACGTGGCGACGCTCGGCGCGGACATCCTGGCCGAGCACCTCGCCCAGGACTCCGCGTCCGCCGAGGCCTCTTCGGCGAAGCTGCCGGAGAAGCCGCCGGCGGCGGTCACCGTCCCCGCCGGCTCCGTGGCCTGCGCCGACGTCGACTCCGCGGGCTCCGGTGTGCGGGTGGGCGCTTCGGTGCTGCCCGAGGGCGCCCTGCCCCGGACCGTGCAGGAACCGGCGCCCGCGACCGAACCGGGCTGCCTGAAGGTCGACGCCATCGCCGTGCAGGCCGGAAAGGGCTCGCTGGTCAGGGCGTTGAGCGCCAGCGGCAGCGCGCTGGGCGACACCACCTACCTGGTCACGGACGAGGGCGTGAAGTACCGGCTGCTGTCCCAGGAGGGCGTGGAGGCGCTGGGCTACGGGGGCGTCGAGGCGCGGACGATGCCGTCCCCGCTGCTGGCCATGCTGCCCAGCGGCCCCGATCTGACCCCCGAGGCGGCGTCCTCCGGCGAGGCGCGGGTGACGCTGCGGTGCCCGGGGAGGTAA
- the eccD gene encoding type VII secretion integral membrane protein EccD — protein sequence MTEIQAASLCRVTVRAPARTVDLAVPSDVPVADLLPTVIGYGGDDLEEAGLEHGGWVLQRLGGPPLDPESTLDSLGLRDGEELYLRPRTDALPEVHIDDLVDGISDGMSRRPHGWSPEAGRRLLRGLAAATLTLGVVLLAVPGTDGWVRAVAASAVGLLLIAGAGSASRAVGDAGAGSVLGLMAAPYFALAGWLLPGGDLGGADGEAVLGARLLAASAAGGAGVVLALAAVGVYPALFVGAACIAAAGALGAGLITLDLAPQQAAGVVAVVVVLFGGFVPSLSFRLAGMRMPPLPTNVQQLQQGIDPYPTSEVDIRSGLADDWMTALYGAIGLICLPCTAALLADQGLAEVLTVVALSLLLLLHSRGLGNVWQRLALTAAGAWGVVLLLVVAARALAPADRLTLVAGLTGLAAVITIASWTVPGRRLVPYWGRAAELLHSLAAISILPLTLWSMGVYGLLRGING from the coding sequence ATGACTGAGATTCAGGCGGCAAGCCTGTGCCGCGTCACCGTACGTGCCCCGGCCAGGACCGTCGACCTGGCCGTGCCCTCCGATGTCCCCGTCGCCGATCTGCTGCCCACTGTGATCGGTTACGGGGGGGACGACCTGGAGGAGGCCGGCCTGGAGCACGGTGGTTGGGTACTGCAACGTCTCGGCGGTCCACCGCTCGACCCCGAGAGTACCCTGGACTCCCTCGGTCTGCGGGACGGGGAGGAGCTTTATCTGCGGCCCCGTACCGACGCGTTGCCCGAGGTGCACATCGACGACCTGGTCGACGGCATCTCCGACGGCATGAGCCGCAGGCCGCACGGCTGGAGCCCGGAGGCCGGCCGGCGACTGCTGCGCGGACTGGCCGCGGCCACCCTGACGCTGGGCGTCGTGCTGCTGGCCGTGCCGGGAACGGACGGCTGGGTGCGGGCGGTCGCCGCCTCGGCCGTCGGACTGCTGCTGATCGCCGGAGCGGGCAGCGCCTCCCGGGCCGTCGGGGACGCCGGGGCCGGCTCGGTGCTCGGCCTGATGGCGGCGCCCTACTTCGCCCTGGCGGGCTGGCTGTTGCCGGGCGGCGACCTGGGCGGCGCCGACGGCGAAGCCGTCCTCGGCGCACGCCTGCTGGCGGCGTCCGCGGCCGGCGGAGCGGGCGTGGTGCTCGCCCTGGCGGCGGTCGGCGTGTACCCGGCGCTGTTCGTCGGCGCGGCCTGCATCGCGGCGGCGGGGGCGCTCGGCGCCGGCCTGATCACCCTGGACCTGGCACCGCAGCAGGCGGCCGGCGTGGTGGCCGTGGTGGTGGTGCTGTTCGGCGGCTTCGTCCCGTCGCTGTCGTTCCGGCTGGCCGGCATGCGGATGCCGCCGCTGCCGACCAACGTCCAGCAGCTGCAGCAGGGCATCGACCCGTACCCCACCTCGGAGGTCGACATCCGGTCGGGGCTGGCGGACGACTGGATGACCGCCCTCTACGGCGCCATCGGCCTGATCTGCCTGCCCTGCACGGCGGCGCTCCTGGCCGACCAGGGCCTCGCCGAGGTCCTCACCGTCGTCGCGCTGTCACTCCTGCTGCTGCTGCACAGCCGGGGGCTGGGCAACGTCTGGCAGCGGCTGGCGCTGACCGCCGCCGGGGCCTGGGGCGTGGTGCTGCTGCTGGTGGTGGCCGCGCGCGCGCTCGCCCCCGCGGACCGGCTGACCCTGGTGGCCGGTCTGACGGGACTGGCGGCCGTGATCACGATCGCCTCGTGGACCGTGCCGGGGCGACGGCTCGTGCCCTACTGGGGGCGCGCGGCCGAACTGCTGCACTCGCTCGCCGCCATCAGCATCCTGCCGCTGACGCTCTGGTCCATGGGCGTCTACGGCCTGCTCCGCGGCATCAACGGCTGA